A region from the Cannabis sativa cultivar Pink pepper isolate KNU-18-1 chromosome 9, ASM2916894v1, whole genome shotgun sequence genome encodes:
- the LOC115722708 gene encoding mitogen-activated protein kinase kinase 9-like, protein MPVVRRGRPHLNLQLPLTKLSHARPPRISLPLPPTSSTAAATQFNWSSSSAPISAADLDKIQVLGSGNGGTVYKVRHKETSEIYALKIINDKSNSNFRSQLDTEMEILRRTDSPHVVKCHSIFQNPSGEFGIVMEYMDSGTLENVLKSEGAFSESKVADIAKKVLNGLHYLHSHKIVHLDIKPANLLVNSKMEVKIADFGVSKILGRTLDTCNSFVGTCAYMSPERLDSLTYGENYDGYAGDIWSLGVTLMELYMGQFPLLPPGQTPNWPTLMCVICFSELPSLPKGVSDEFRNFIDCCLQKESSKRWSASKLLSHPFLCKDSTIKEP, encoded by the coding sequence atgCCTGTCGTACGAAGAGGACGTCCTCATCTCAATCTCCAGCTTCCCTTAACGAAACTCTCCCATGCTCGGCCACCTCGCATCTCTCTCCCACTACCTCCCACTTCCAGTACTGCTGCCGCCACCCAATTCAACTGGTCATCTTCCTCCGCGCCTATCTCAGCCGCCGATCTCGACAAGATTCAAGTTCTCGGAAGCGGCAATGGCGGAACAGTCTACAAAGTCCGCCACAAGGAAACCTCAGAAATCTACGCTTTGAAAATCATCAACGACAAGTCCAATTCAAATTTCCGCTCCCAGCTCGACACCGAGATGGAGATCCTCCGCCGTACGGACTCACCTCACGTGGTCAAATGCCACAGCATCTTCCAAAATCCATCGGGAGAGTTTGGTATAGTCATGGAGTATATGGATTCAGGAACCTTAGAGAATGTTCTCAAATCGGAAGGAGCTTTCTCTGAATCCAAAGTTGCTGACATAGCAAAGAAAGTCCTCAACGGTCTTCACTACCTTCACTCCCACAAAATTGTTCATCTTGATATCAAACCAGCCAATCTCTTAGTGAATTCAAAAATGGAAGTTAAGATTGCCGATTTCGGGGTAAGCAAAATCCTCGGCCGTACTTTGGATACTTGCAATTCTTTCGTTGGAACGTGTGCTTACATGAGTCCGGAGAGGTTGGATTCGCTGACTTATGGCGAAAATTACGACGGTTACGCTGGAGATATTTGGAGTTTGGGTGTCACTCTAATGGAGCTTTATATGGGTCAATTTCCACTACTTCCGCCAGGTCAGACACCTAATTGGCCTACTTTGATGTGCGTTATATGTTTCAGTGAGCTGCCAAGTTTGCCGAAAGGCGTTTCGGATGAGTTTAGGAACTTCATTGACTGTTGTTTGCAAAAGGAATCAAGTAAAAGGTGGTCTGCGTCGAAGTTGTTGTCTCACCCGTTTCTCTGTAAAGATTCTACAATCAAAGAACCATAA
- the LOC133031056 gene encoding uncharacterized protein LOC133031056 — protein MAASTLSSSLQEINPALNQLVNSIAAGATAVWKARNEVVWRSKRPVPAVVVQFALAYFDQWKSAKTQHVESDMHAGAVIYPHWEPPSLNTIKVNVDASVYAAEKRFGFGWLARDYEGCVLFATAME, from the exons ATGGCTGCTTCAACACTCTCGTCATCCCTCCAAGAGATTAATCCTGCCTTAAACCAGCTCGTGAATAGCATTGCAGCAGGTGCAACAGCAG TTTGGAAAGCGAGAAACGAGGTTGTTTGGAGGAGTAAAAGGCCGGTTCCAGCAGTTGTAGTGCAGTTTGCATTAGCTTACTTTGATCAATGGAAAAGTGCGAAAACTCAACATGTTGAGAGTGATATGCATGCTGGTGCTGTCATTTATCCACATTGGGAACCTCCAAGTTTGAATACAATTAAAGTCAATGTGGATGCTTCGGTTTATGCGGCTGAGAAGAGGTTTGGGTTCGGTTGGTTGGCTAGAGACTATGAGGGTTGTGTTCTTTTTGCTACTGCTATGGAGTAG